A genomic region of Sander vitreus isolate 19-12246 chromosome 11, sanVit1, whole genome shotgun sequence contains the following coding sequences:
- the sp5a gene encoding transcription factor Sp5a — MAAVAVLRNETLQAFLQDRTPNSSPENCKHSPLALLAATCNRIGHHHGSNHTDFLQVPYDPTLGSPSRLFHPWTNEGTPQSSLASNSTFGLSSKPQLSAHIQSSFSSHHELPLTPPADPSYPYDFSPVKMLPCSMQSLQSSCPPTYVPAVSYAAPTPIPPAMPSFVTGPSGLVHQQQRQLSPNHGEDIPWWSLQQGNHVSHSASLGPHRFQLQRGLVLGHTDFAQYQTQIAALLHTKSPLATARRCRRCRCPNCQSSTSSDEPGKKKQHICHIPGCGKVYGKTSHLKAHLRWHSGERPFVCNWLFCGKSFTRSDELQRHLRTHTGEKRFVCPDCCKRFMRSDHLAKHVKTHQNKKSKCHEKTLDHVKREDTRNML, encoded by the exons ATGGCAGCAGTGGCTGTACTGCGGAATGAAACACTCCAAGCTTTTCTTCAG GATCGCACTCCAAACTCTTCTCCAGAGAACTGTAAGCACTCTCCGCTGGCTCTCCTGGCTGCCACTTGTAACCGGATCGGGCATCACCACGGATCAAACCACACAGATTTCCTCCAGGTCCCTTACGACCCAACTCTGGGCTCCCCTTCGCGTTTATTTCACCCGTGGACTAACGAGGGAACCCCTCAGAGCAGCCTGGCCAGCAACTCTACTTTCGGACTATCCTCCAAACCCCAGCTGTCTGCGCACATCCAGAGCTCCTTCAGCTCGCACCACGAACTGCCCCTCACTCCTCCGGCGGACCCCTCGTACCCCTATGACTTCTCCCCTGTGAAGATGTTACCTTGCTCCATGCAGTCTCTGCAGTCTTCCTGCCCTCCCACCTACGTTCCCGCCGTCAGTTACGCAGCCCCGACTCCCATTCCGCCTGCAATGCCAAGTTTTGTCACGGGACCCTCCGGCCTTGTGCATCAGCAGCAGAGACAGTTATCCCCAAACCATGGAGAGGATATTCCGTGGTGGAGCCTCCAGCAGGGGAACCATGTCAGTCACTCAGCCTCCCTTGGTCCCCATCGCTTCCAGCTGCAGAGGGGCTTGGTTCTGGGACATACGGACTTTGCGCAATATCAGACGCAAATCGCGGCTCTGCTGCACACAAAGTCCCCTCTCGCAACTGCGCGGCGGTGCAGAAGGTGCAGGTGTCCGAATTGCCAGTCCTCCACGTCCAGCGACGAGCCTGGGAAGAAGAAACAACACATTTGTCACATACCGGGATGCGGGAAAGTTTACGGGAAAACTTCTCACCTCAAGGCGCACCTGAGGTGGCACTCTGGAGAGCGGCCGTTTGTGTGCAACTGGCTGTTCTGTGGCAAGAGTTTCACCAGGTCGGATGAGCTGCAGAGACACCTGAGGACTCACACGGGGGAAAAGCGCTTTGTTTGCCCGGACTGCTGCAAGAGGTTCATGAGGAGTGACCACTTGGCAAAACATGTCAAAACTCACCAGAACAAAAAAAGCAAGTGCCACGAGAAGACACTTGACCATGTCAAAAGGGAGGACACGAGGAATATGTTGTAA